The Deltaproteobacteria bacterium genome contains a region encoding:
- a CDS encoding fructose 1,6-bisphosphatase has protein sequence MKITLSVIKADIGSIGGHIRPSSKLLDEVRRKVAELGNGLLIDTYIGHTGDDIAILMTHTRGNLDEKVHKLAWEAFLAGTEVAKAQGLYGAGQDLLKDSFSGNVKGMGPAVAEMTFEERPNEPFLLFAADKTDPGAYNLPCYMAFADPMHSAGLILSPKVGMGFTFRIMDVEHTEGDRIIDLNAPEDLYDIAALLRDQERFVVESIYSRSTGDIAASVSTTRLHNIAGKYTGKDDPVMLVRVQGNFPATGEVISPYTIGHFVAGFMRGSHHGALMPVPRNTGTSFFDGPPIVSCLAFCTKNGKLTEPADAFDHPYWEYVRTKVSAKSEDLRRQGFFGPAMLPYSELEYGGIVDRLKKMDARFRIASGKEEVKT, from the coding sequence ATGAAGATCACACTTTCCGTCATCAAGGCGGACATCGGATCCATCGGCGGGCACATCCGCCCGAGCTCGAAGCTCCTCGACGAGGTCCGCCGGAAGGTCGCCGAGCTCGGGAATGGACTGCTGATCGATACCTACATAGGTCACACGGGCGACGATATCGCGATCCTCATGACGCACACGCGCGGGAACCTGGATGAAAAGGTTCACAAGCTCGCCTGGGAAGCCTTCCTCGCGGGAACGGAGGTGGCGAAGGCGCAGGGGCTTTACGGCGCGGGGCAGGACCTGCTCAAGGACTCCTTCTCGGGGAACGTGAAGGGCATGGGCCCGGCGGTTGCGGAGATGACCTTCGAGGAGCGGCCCAACGAGCCGTTTCTCTTGTTCGCCGCGGACAAGACGGACCCGGGCGCCTATAATCTTCCCTGCTACATGGCGTTCGCGGATCCGATGCACAGCGCCGGCCTCATCCTCTCGCCGAAGGTCGGTATGGGATTCACCTTCCGGATCATGGACGTCGAACATACGGAGGGAGACAGGATCATAGACCTCAACGCCCCCGAGGACCTTTACGACATCGCCGCGCTGCTGCGCGACCAGGAGCGATTCGTCGTCGAATCCATCTACTCCCGGTCCACGGGAGACATCGCCGCGTCCGTGAGCACGACGCGCCTGCACAACATCGCGGGCAAGTACACAGGCAAGGACGATCCCGTGATGCTGGTGCGCGTACAGGGGAACTTCCCGGCCACGGGGGAAGTCATCTCCCCGTACACCATAGGCCACTTCGTGGCGGGATTCATGCGGGGGAGCCATCACGGCGCGCTGATGCCGGTGCCGCGGAACACGGGCACTTCATTCTTCGACGGCCCGCCGATCGTCTCCTGCCTCGCGTTCTGCACGAAGAACGGGAAGCTCACGGAGCCTGCCGACGCGTTCGACCATCCGTATTGGGAGTACGTGCGCACGAAGGTGTCGGCGAAGTCCGAGGACCTGCGGCGTCAAGGCTTCTTCGGGCCGGCGATGCTCCCGTACAGCGAACTCGAGTACGGCGGTATCGTGGACAGGCTGAAGAAGATGGATGCGCGTTTCCGCATCGCGTCCGGGAAGGAAGAAGTCAAGACCTGA
- a CDS encoding glucose-6-phosphate isomerase (catalyzes the formation of D-fructose 6-phosphate from D-glucose 6-phosphate): MGNTLDLRFDFSLVLEKNLRSGEGLTAAQLRTALRRAEKAALGAARRHAAGEIGFPDLPFGVSEARSISRDAANLRKRFTHMLVLGIGGSALGTKAVLEGIGGEERRKGLSVTVADNVDPDSFFPILRSLPMKRTVVVAISKSGGTAETNAQLSLAIDALKKANGGSWKERLILVTDPEKGIFRRMAAEEGIKAYPVPPNVGGRFSVLSPVGLLPIAAAGVSVERLLDGARFMEETFRGRSPEDNPVLFASAVYAHYMISDLKPVHVWMTYGKGLERVAEWWQQLWGESLGKTRKDGKAVGQTPARAVGVTDQHSQVQLYQDGPADKIYTFVRWREGKEKGIVPRAGFAPDMSMLGGRPLRDLFDAEFDGTVGALWSAGRPIVRIDIGARDEAHIGAYLHFWEWVTAVVGECAGIDPFDQPGVEEGKKITRALMGEKASSSRRKEFLGKMKGRAPAAIRVRTDG; the protein is encoded by the coding sequence TTGGGAAACACGCTCGACCTTCGATTCGACTTTTCCCTTGTGCTCGAAAAGAACCTGAGGAGCGGTGAGGGCCTTACCGCCGCGCAGCTGCGAACGGCCCTGCGGCGCGCGGAGAAGGCCGCCCTTGGGGCGGCGCGCCGGCATGCCGCCGGAGAGATCGGTTTCCCCGACCTTCCGTTCGGCGTTTCGGAGGCCCGGAGCATTTCACGCGATGCGGCGAATCTGCGGAAGCGCTTCACGCACATGCTGGTGCTCGGCATAGGCGGCTCCGCCCTGGGAACGAAGGCCGTCCTTGAAGGAATCGGGGGAGAGGAGAGACGGAAAGGCCTCTCCGTAACAGTCGCGGACAACGTCGATCCGGATTCGTTCTTTCCGATACTGCGCTCCCTTCCGATGAAGAGGACGGTCGTCGTCGCCATCAGCAAGTCGGGTGGGACCGCCGAGACGAACGCGCAGCTTTCCCTCGCGATCGACGCGCTCAAGAAAGCGAACGGAGGCTCCTGGAAGGAGCGCCTCATCCTCGTGACCGATCCGGAAAAGGGGATCTTTCGCCGGATGGCGGCGGAAGAAGGCATAAAGGCCTATCCGGTTCCCCCGAACGTCGGGGGCAGGTTTTCCGTGCTGTCGCCGGTCGGCCTCCTGCCGATCGCGGCGGCGGGGGTGTCCGTGGAGAGGCTGCTCGACGGAGCGCGGTTCATGGAGGAAACTTTCAGGGGCAGGTCTCCCGAGGACAACCCGGTCCTGTTCGCCTCGGCGGTGTACGCGCATTACATGATCAGCGATCTCAAGCCGGTTCATGTATGGATGACTTACGGCAAGGGGCTCGAACGGGTGGCGGAGTGGTGGCAGCAGCTCTGGGGGGAAAGCCTCGGGAAGACGAGGAAGGACGGGAAGGCGGTCGGCCAGACGCCCGCGCGGGCGGTGGGCGTTACGGACCAGCACTCGCAGGTCCAGCTCTACCAGGACGGCCCCGCCGACAAGATCTACACCTTCGTACGCTGGAGGGAGGGAAAGGAAAAAGGAATCGTTCCGCGGGCGGGATTCGCGCCCGACATGTCGATGCTCGGGGGCAGGCCCCTCCGGGACCTGTTCGATGCGGAATTCGATGGCACCGTCGGCGCGCTCTGGAGCGCGGGCAGGCCGATCGTGCGTATCGATATCGGCGCGCGGGACGAGGCGCACATCGGCGCATACCTTCACTTCTGGGAATGGGTTACGGCGGTCGTCGGGGAATGCGCCGGAATCGACCCGTTCGACCAGCCGGGAGTCGAGGAGGGCAAGAAGATCACGCGCGCGCTGATGGGGGAGAAAGCCTCATCGTCGCGGCGCAAGGAATTTCTCGGGAAGATGAAAGGGCGGGCGCCCGCCGCGATCCGCGTTCGCACGGACGGGTAG
- a CDS encoding enoyl-CoA hydratase/isomerase family protein, with translation MSPVALEAEKDGIAVLRLGMPDGRNFLGPEDIARCIELVDGVSANDSIRALVITGGENYSAGTDFMEAMRIRLDPGSGGLAYRFLSDWKKLCDKVRGLEIPTVSLVRGVCEGSALGLAAAADYMIVDATARIRLPEVKVGLIPGNGATWFLPRRMGAAAAKYFGLTASTMSGREAAGFGLAQGYAGDEALGFLVGLKRVEGPLDGRRISAMLEETGASVDACKDGIRDLALNIDRHFGYGIAGKGYLGDIFASLEGASANGDEFARRALAAMRSASPQAVWATEFLIDTFAQHGLYGEDEAREAELKFSQELTAGFAHLEGVLGLVKGFASGESDSHLDRIVLSDAKGFRAAIPAMPVSTGSALEHDASFLYGGTEYLLPRGTYHCGEKGRVLPPKGGTGLPASFRVDLRNSQWSDDRVVDELGVLRSLLETRMGWRVVRRAWLCNPEKFELDMVYPYAWSVRPSVSLDLSGFPVIRRFEDGRINPAWAVFDRLETQGLLDERCVINIGEDQKDGKNVDVRTYTYREIRREANRLANVLTGMGVAPGDMVVMYMSTDIVGLIAQLAATLAGATYHFVFGAKGPDIFSDTVYNMGAKVIITEDGYRVGDRSRELKKDSVDVALSRFLPKPVFRERLEAALAGLPEDLAEEGKTVGAAVIDRLEGKVTYSRDSMRDFLEVLHEAHIKNVVLESLDEDSAEDLKKALRTREEEIRRAKMRIAASGRDERIFDRYAAILTAALRGGAGEPGTGEGKEPCPQAGRELAAALQEHWEEVLETTGEAIESRHRDWLKSHLRRIASGAPGPTLDSLLAEDNKLDVPEFILRHAQRNGVGAERLGGIRRQRLVIDLIIGAFEQPFERDEKLIVYDRLTKLGLLPGAPVVSGRDVLWDDAIRRTEEKLKAEGKDIDEFTAVEMGGGDPAMLSYSSGSTGQPKGIISLVGALVAGGQTMFNSFGLAPHEIHHTSTDYGWIVGPAYALWFPMMEGRSFILQSFTPTPRRLAQAVADHRASFLKAGSPIYEAMSKVDGLFEPAKGGFDVSSLQREGAPGICGCAAPYSYPAHARIQAVLGDVAINSLWRTEDFGSQHATFKRRPGVESRCAETYRSELGKLAGGRDPFAVAAEVRTPIEMDFEHPEILPLPWVNPVIADRLEDEEGNRVGSPREVTEALITAKGRGRKAVIGQLLYRGSQPHRMAWLMGSNEGRRGPARPDAKLTAAKYYNHAFAPEWPGKGREGRRLAHDGGDSAYWVRVIYDPETPEDALILSGPEDPVTPRTFYASGRSGNIANVNGHLVNETMYENVLNEHTRYFRKVGVTFIHHPTKDRTPVVVVALQPGIQPGQELIDLVQMTINQKLNPQVKPEPQDIVFLIAEAPGFEGEETFLPMTLTAKIMYELIKFYAARPLETLKKMQQALLPGEVRASIRGGDTEFFRASALFQGMPNLDGLKVKGTLVNLLDRVIASREGDESVKVAFRPEAPPAISHAGVPERLIKRLGTKPLRPGIDPIPPYQEAYGIVRNEDGMSMVHRDPALGFLKFVRPTPSPKAGQALVQILYAGATYNVINGITSDPVDVLGEKDHHVLGDAAVAQVLALSPEAENEGRLAIGQLVLVDPLVFNRQAPTVTLDAQREGHIGGYQGGRDQATLQAFAAFDTGSLIEVPVDMPLPLAATLILNGPTVEHALFSPRKLDLTSDDVLLTHGGSGHTGSIAIDMAVALGIRVLAYVSDAAEGELVRKRHPGADLAFIHRNEHPEALRAAPAGDPEGLARWREAADRLVKSVPAGYRPTKIMQNAGRGLMAADFLLLRPGRRGSRTAWFSGAFGLYGTLNGYDATLSACEALGPDGADVKLGENVLVHYGAGSDPDGMDAQAVAAIAEAARLGARVTVLAETQEQQNLLLRREDISVHFGKTRIRNVEALREGEGKKKLLWPEHMPDVDEGRFDPEREAHESWPGRDAQARFATETVSVVKNSLAPYNTNGNGLWDVIWDNGRRDRLGLNVAILAEQTGRVVYGETDSGQTLTWHLAQGWMLQRTILVPADPKALGPGATAREKIIRMAGSHMYEPHEAQALRDKIDKGIYRFQGPDRIHGADNVPLGFSDQLRGRAPGSTAYRIATDLDLVRSERDLLAAQGIRIAEELSLMRLLLHHAGADGSIATIEFMLNQPKTSNTLRNSDLHWFRGDAVRQLRMLLRRVREDSGIKALVLTAEGTRAFVPGQNSDELAVMDDERITELAALAQETMSAIESFGIPVVLNLNGLALGGGAELVAAAHYVVASRVERIYIGQPETVINLIPGFGGTQRLVRLMADGSRLGRRAGLLFAADTILTGAPMSVEEGYAHGLISELVPSNSLCRAYRLAAGHAMGTDDTLRRAMEERRRAVKRWEDPMIDEETGLPVAPSIVTGDEHIKRYLRHAETVGRRGTVLRYALDLIVRNITEGVRYGEEAYFFGQAGASGEFRQSIARFRNHVPLPRPPRRPMTEGERARVRVLAEEAMAEAGMRDLSQWKDAAVREAGDSAERIRLRRAG, from the coding sequence ATGAGTCCGGTTGCATTGGAGGCGGAAAAGGACGGCATCGCCGTCCTGCGGCTCGGCATGCCGGATGGACGGAACTTCCTGGGGCCGGAGGACATCGCCCGCTGCATCGAACTCGTCGATGGCGTTTCCGCAAACGATTCCATACGTGCGCTGGTGATTACCGGGGGGGAGAACTACTCCGCTGGGACGGATTTCATGGAGGCGATGCGCATTCGCCTGGATCCCGGCTCCGGGGGGCTCGCGTACCGGTTTCTATCGGATTGGAAGAAGTTGTGCGACAAGGTACGAGGCCTTGAAATCCCCACCGTCAGCCTGGTCCGAGGGGTTTGCGAGGGGTCGGCGCTGGGTCTGGCCGCCGCCGCCGATTACATGATCGTCGACGCGACGGCGAGAATCCGGCTTCCCGAGGTCAAGGTCGGCCTCATACCCGGAAACGGCGCCACATGGTTCCTTCCGCGGCGGATGGGAGCCGCGGCCGCCAAATACTTCGGTCTAACCGCCTCCACGATGAGCGGCAGGGAAGCGGCGGGCTTCGGACTGGCGCAGGGGTACGCCGGAGACGAGGCGCTTGGCTTCCTGGTCGGACTCAAGCGAGTGGAAGGTCCTCTCGACGGGCGCAGGATATCCGCGATGCTGGAAGAAACGGGCGCCTCCGTCGACGCTTGCAAGGACGGCATACGCGATCTTGCGCTGAATATCGACCGCCACTTTGGGTACGGGATAGCCGGCAAGGGTTATCTCGGGGACATTTTCGCAAGCCTGGAGGGCGCCTCCGCGAACGGGGACGAATTCGCCCGGAGGGCGCTGGCAGCCATGCGGTCGGCTTCGCCCCAGGCGGTGTGGGCGACGGAGTTCCTCATCGACACCTTCGCGCAGCATGGTCTTTACGGCGAGGACGAAGCGAGGGAAGCGGAACTCAAGTTCTCTCAGGAGTTGACCGCCGGTTTCGCCCACCTGGAAGGCGTCCTCGGCCTCGTGAAAGGCTTTGCCTCCGGAGAGTCCGACAGCCACCTGGACCGTATCGTCCTGTCCGACGCCAAAGGGTTCCGTGCAGCGATTCCGGCTATGCCCGTTTCCACGGGATCCGCGCTGGAGCATGACGCCTCGTTCCTCTATGGAGGAACGGAGTACCTGCTTCCCCGCGGGACTTATCATTGCGGCGAGAAGGGCCGGGTCCTGCCGCCGAAGGGCGGCACGGGCCTTCCTGCGTCGTTTCGAGTCGATCTTCGCAACTCCCAATGGTCGGATGACAGGGTCGTGGACGAGCTCGGCGTTCTCCGCTCTCTGCTGGAGACCAGAATGGGATGGCGCGTGGTCCGCCGCGCATGGCTTTGCAATCCGGAAAAGTTCGAGCTCGACATGGTCTACCCGTACGCGTGGAGCGTGCGCCCCTCCGTCTCCCTCGATTTGAGCGGTTTCCCGGTGATACGCCGCTTCGAGGACGGAAGGATCAATCCCGCCTGGGCCGTCTTCGACCGCCTCGAGACGCAGGGACTGCTGGACGAGCGGTGCGTGATCAATATCGGAGAGGACCAGAAGGACGGGAAGAACGTCGACGTACGGACATACACGTACCGGGAGATCAGGCGGGAAGCCAACCGCCTGGCGAACGTGCTGACCGGCATGGGTGTGGCGCCGGGGGACATGGTCGTCATGTACATGTCCACCGACATCGTCGGGCTTATAGCGCAATTGGCGGCGACGCTTGCCGGCGCGACCTACCACTTCGTATTCGGCGCAAAAGGTCCGGATATCTTCAGCGACACCGTCTACAACATGGGCGCCAAGGTGATAATCACCGAAGACGGATACCGCGTGGGAGACAGGTCCCGCGAGTTGAAAAAGGATTCGGTCGACGTTGCCCTGTCCCGCTTTCTTCCGAAGCCGGTCTTCAGGGAGAGGCTCGAAGCGGCGCTTGCGGGTCTCCCGGAAGATCTGGCGGAAGAAGGGAAGACCGTCGGCGCGGCGGTGATCGACCGGCTCGAGGGGAAGGTCACTTACAGCAGGGACTCCATGCGCGATTTCCTCGAAGTCCTTCACGAAGCGCACATAAAGAACGTCGTCCTTGAGTCCCTGGACGAGGATTCCGCGGAAGATCTGAAAAAAGCGCTCCGTACGAGGGAAGAGGAGATCCGCCGGGCGAAAATGCGGATAGCCGCATCCGGGCGCGACGAACGCATTTTCGACCGGTATGCCGCAATCCTGACGGCGGCCTTGCGGGGAGGGGCGGGCGAACCCGGCACGGGAGAAGGAAAGGAGCCTTGTCCGCAGGCAGGCAGGGAACTCGCCGCCGCCTTGCAGGAGCATTGGGAAGAGGTGCTCGAAACGACGGGAGAGGCGATAGAAAGCCGCCACCGCGACTGGCTGAAGAGCCATCTTCGGCGGATCGCGAGCGGGGCGCCGGGACCCACTCTGGATTCTCTCCTTGCCGAAGACAATAAGCTGGATGTTCCGGAGTTCATCCTGCGCCATGCGCAGCGAAACGGCGTGGGCGCGGAGCGGCTGGGCGGGATACGGCGGCAAAGGCTGGTCATCGATCTCATCATCGGCGCATTCGAGCAGCCCTTCGAGCGCGACGAGAAGCTGATCGTTTACGACCGGCTCACGAAGCTGGGACTTCTGCCGGGCGCTCCCGTCGTTTCGGGGCGAGACGTTCTTTGGGACGACGCGATACGGCGGACGGAAGAAAAACTCAAGGCCGAAGGAAAAGATATCGACGAGTTCACCGCGGTCGAGATGGGAGGCGGGGATCCGGCGATGCTCAGCTACTCCAGCGGCTCCACCGGGCAACCCAAGGGCATCATCTCGCTTGTGGGCGCACTTGTCGCCGGCGGCCAGACGATGTTCAACTCCTTCGGGCTGGCCCCCCACGAGATCCACCACACCTCCACCGACTACGGCTGGATCGTGGGTCCGGCGTATGCCCTGTGGTTCCCGATGATGGAGGGACGCAGCTTCATCCTCCAGAGCTTCACCCCCACTCCCCGCAGACTTGCCCAGGCGGTCGCGGACCACCGGGCTTCATTCCTGAAGGCCGGTTCCCCGATCTACGAGGCGATGTCGAAGGTCGACGGGCTCTTCGAACCCGCCAAGGGGGGATTCGACGTAAGTTCGCTCCAGCGGGAAGGCGCCCCCGGGATTTGCGGTTGCGCCGCTCCCTACTCCTATCCGGCGCACGCGCGGATCCAGGCCGTCCTCGGCGATGTGGCCATCAACTCCCTGTGGCGGACGGAAGATTTCGGATCCCAGCACGCCACTTTCAAGCGGCGGCCGGGCGTCGAGAGCCGGTGCGCGGAGACATACCGGAGCGAGCTCGGGAAGCTTGCCGGAGGTCGCGATCCTTTCGCCGTGGCGGCCGAAGTGCGGACCCCCATCGAAATGGACTTCGAGCATCCTGAGATCCTGCCGCTGCCGTGGGTGAATCCCGTTATCGCCGACCGGCTGGAAGATGAAGAAGGCAATCGGGTCGGATCCCCGCGCGAGGTGACCGAGGCGCTCATAACGGCGAAGGGACGAGGCCGCAAGGCGGTTATCGGGCAGCTTCTTTACCGCGGCTCCCAGCCGCACCGCATGGCCTGGCTTATGGGAAGCAACGAAGGCCGCCGCGGGCCTGCCCGGCCCGATGCGAAGCTCACCGCGGCGAAATATTACAACCACGCCTTTGCGCCCGAATGGCCGGGAAAGGGCAGGGAAGGCAGGCGCCTGGCGCACGACGGCGGCGACTCGGCCTACTGGGTGCGGGTTATCTACGATCCCGAAACACCGGAGGACGCGCTGATCCTTTCCGGCCCGGAAGACCCGGTGACTCCCAGGACCTTCTACGCATCGGGCCGCTCCGGTAACATCGCCAACGTCAACGGCCACCTGGTCAACGAGACCATGTACGAAAACGTGCTGAACGAACACACCCGGTACTTCCGGAAAGTCGGCGTGACCTTCATCCACCATCCCACGAAGGACCGGACGCCGGTCGTTGTCGTCGCGTTACAGCCGGGGATCCAGCCCGGCCAGGAACTGATCGACCTCGTACAGATGACGATCAACCAGAAATTGAATCCCCAGGTCAAGCCGGAACCCCAGGACATCGTCTTCCTGATTGCCGAGGCGCCGGGTTTCGAAGGGGAGGAAACCTTCCTGCCGATGACGCTGACGGCGAAAATCATGTACGAGCTGATAAAGTTCTACGCCGCCAGGCCCCTTGAAACCCTCAAAAAGATGCAGCAGGCGCTGCTGCCCGGCGAGGTCCGCGCCTCGATCCGCGGGGGAGACACCGAGTTTTTCCGGGCGAGCGCATTGTTCCAGGGGATGCCGAACCTCGACGGGCTGAAGGTCAAGGGAACCCTCGTAAATCTGCTGGACCGGGTCATCGCTTCACGCGAGGGAGACGAATCGGTGAAGGTTGCCTTCCGCCCCGAGGCTCCTCCGGCTATCTCCCATGCGGGAGTTCCGGAACGGCTTATAAAGCGTCTCGGCACGAAACCGCTGCGACCCGGCATCGACCCGATTCCTCCGTACCAGGAAGCATACGGCATCGTCCGCAACGAAGACGGAATGAGCATGGTGCACCGGGACCCCGCGCTCGGATTCCTCAAGTTCGTACGCCCCACCCCGTCGCCGAAAGCGGGTCAGGCCCTTGTCCAGATACTTTACGCCGGAGCGACCTACAACGTTATCAACGGGATCACTTCCGACCCGGTCGACGTTCTGGGCGAAAAGGACCATCATGTGCTCGGCGACGCCGCTGTCGCACAGGTCCTGGCGCTGTCCCCGGAAGCAGAGAACGAGGGGCGTTTGGCCATCGGCCAGCTCGTGCTCGTGGATCCGCTGGTGTTCAACCGACAGGCGCCCACGGTGACGCTCGACGCGCAGCGTGAAGGCCACATAGGCGGATATCAGGGCGGGCGGGACCAGGCCACTCTCCAGGCGTTCGCCGCTTTCGATACCGGCAGCCTGATCGAGGTCCCGGTCGACATGCCGCTCCCGCTGGCGGCGACGCTGATCCTGAACGGGCCGACCGTGGAGCACGCGCTATTCAGCCCCCGCAAGCTCGATCTCACATCGGACGACGTCCTTCTGACGCACGGCGGTAGCGGCCACACCGGGTCCATCGCTATCGACATGGCGGTTGCCCTGGGCATCCGTGTCCTCGCGTACGTCTCCGATGCGGCGGAAGGCGAACTTGTCCGCAAGCGGCACCCCGGGGCCGACCTCGCGTTCATCCATCGCAATGAACATCCGGAAGCCTTGCGGGCGGCGCCGGCCGGCGACCCGGAAGGGCTCGCCAGGTGGAGGGAGGCGGCGGACCGCCTCGTGAAATCGGTTCCCGCCGGGTACCGTCCTACGAAAATAATGCAGAACGCCGGCAGGGGGCTTATGGCGGCGGACTTCCTGCTGCTGCGGCCCGGCAGAAGGGGAAGCCGCACCGCCTGGTTCTCCGGGGCCTTCGGTCTCTACGGCACGTTGAACGGGTACGACGCGACGCTTTCGGCTTGCGAGGCCCTCGGCCCGGACGGCGCGGATGTGAAACTCGGGGAAAACGTGCTGGTCCACTACGGCGCCGGATCCGACCCGGACGGGATGGACGCGCAGGCAGTCGCCGCCATTGCGGAAGCTGCCCGGCTCGGAGCGCGGGTGACGGTGCTCGCCGAGACCCAGGAACAGCAGAACCTGCTGCTTCGCCGTGAAGACATTTCCGTGCATTTCGGCAAGACCCGCATACGGAACGTCGAGGCCCTGCGCGAGGGGGAAGGGAAAAAGAAGCTCCTGTGGCCCGAACATATGCCCGACGTGGACGAGGGACGCTTCGATCCGGAAAGGGAGGCCCACGAAAGCTGGCCCGGCCGGGACGCGCAGGCGCGCTTCGCCACGGAAACGGTCAGCGTGGTCAAGAACTCGCTGGCTCCCTACAACACCAACGGCAACGGATTGTGGGACGTGATCTGGGACAACGGCCGCCGGGACCGGCTGGGATTGAACGTCGCGATTCTCGCGGAGCAGACCGGCCGCGTGGTGTATGGAGAAACCGATTCCGGGCAGACGCTGACCTGGCACCTCGCACAGGGCTGGATGCTGCAGAGGACGATCCTGGTCCCGGCGGACCCGAAAGCGCTCGGTCCGGGCGCCACGGCGCGGGAGAAGATAATACGCATGGCGGGCTCCCACATGTACGAGCCCCACGAGGCTCAAGCCTTGCGGGACAAGATCGACAAGGGAATATATCGCTTCCAGGGGCCCGACCGGATTCACGGTGCGGACAACGTTCCGCTCGGGTTCAGCGACCAGCTTCGGGGACGCGCTCCCGGCTCCACTGCGTACAGGATCGCGACGGATCTCGACCTTGTCCGCTCGGAGCGCGACCTGCTTGCGGCCCAGGGAATCCGGATAGCCGAAGAGCTTTCGCTCATGAGGCTGCTTCTCCACCACGCCGGCGCGGACGGTTCAATCGCGACTATCGAGTTCATGCTCAATCAGCCCAAAACGAGCAATACGCTTCGCAACTCCGACCTGCACTGGTTCCGCGGCGACGCGGTAAGACAGCTCAGGATGCTGCTCCGCAGGGTCCGGGAAGATTCAGGGATAAAGGCTCTTGTTCTGACCGCCGAGGGCACCCGGGCCTTCGTGCCCGGACAGAACAGCGACGAACTCGCCGTCATGGACGACGAGCGGATCACGGAGCTCGCCGCACTCGCCCAGGAAACGATGAGCGCCATCGAGAGCTTCGGGATCCCGGTCGTGCTGAACCTGAACGGACTGGCGCTGGGCGGCGGAGCAGAGCTTGTGGCCGCGGCTCACTACGTCGTCGCTTCCCGTGTCGAACGCATATACATCGGGCAGCCCGAGACAGTCATCAACCTGATCCCAGGGTTCGGCGGCACCCAGCGGCTTGTCCGGCTGATGGCGGACGGATCACGCCTCGGGCGAAGGGCCGGTTTGCTGTTCGCCGCCGATACGATCCTCACCGGTGCGCCGATGAGCGTCGAGGAAGGGTACGCGCATGGCCTGATTTCGGAGCTTGTCCCGTCGAATTCCCTGTGCAGGGCATACCGGCTGGCGGCCGGCCACGCCATGGGGACGGACGATACGCTCCGCCGCGCCATGGAAGAGCGGCGCCGTGCCGTGAAGCGCTGGGAAGATCCCATGATCGACGAGGAGACAGGGCTCCCCGTGGCCCCGTCGATAGTCACCGGGGACGAGCATATAAAAAGGTATCTGCGGCACGCCGAAACCGTCGGGCGAAGGGGGACGGTGTTGCGTTATGCCCTGGATCTCATCGTCCGCAACATCACGGAAGGGGTCCGGTACGGGGAGGAAGCGTACTTTTTCGGACAGGCGGGCGCAAGCGGCGAATTCAGGCAGTCGATTGCACGTTTCCGCAATCATGTTCCGCTGCCGCGTCCTCCGCGCCGGCCGATGACTGAAGGGGAACGCGCCAGGGTCCGGGTGCTGGCGGAGGAGGCGATGGCGGAAGCCGGAATGCGCGACCTGTCGCAGTGGAAAGATGCCGCCGTGCGGGAGGCCGGGGATAGTGCCGAACGTATCCGCCTGCGTAGAGCCGGCTGA
- a CDS encoding GDP-mannose 4,6-dehydratase, with product MSDSVFFITGVAGFIGSHVALALLRRGDRIFGLDNFDPFYAREIKERNLASLTEYPGFNFIEGDIRDVSDLKRWGQGESPDALIHLAAKAGVRPSVADPASYTDVNVMGTVRVLSWARERSVPRVLFASSSSVYGGNRKVPFSEDDFVDHPVSPYAATKKAGELLCHTWSHLYGMNIAALRFFTVYGPGQRPEMAIHKFTRNLLSGKEIEIYGDGTTRRDYTYIDDIVDGVLGALKAPAGYRVYNLGESATISLSDLVARLEEATGVRAKRKVLPLQPGDVPLTHADISRARAEIGYEPKTPVEAGLKKFVRWYRNTMITP from the coding sequence TTGTCGGATTCCGTTTTTTTCATAACAGGGGTGGCCGGGTTCATCGGCTCACACGTTGCCCTGGCTCTCTTGAGGCGCGGCGACCGCATCTTCGGACTGGACAACTTCGACCCCTTCTACGCCCGGGAGATCAAGGAGCGGAACCTTGCTTCGCTCACGGAGTACCCGGGTTTCAATTTTATCGAGGGAGACATCCGGGACGTCTCCGACCTGAAGCGCTGGGGGCAAGGCGAATCCCCCGATGCTCTGATCCACCTCGCCGCGAAGGCAGGCGTGCGGCCGTCGGTGGCGGATCCAGCGTCGTATACGGACGTAAACGTCATGGGCACCGTGCGCGTCCTGTCGTGGGCCAGGGAACGTTCCGTCCCGCGCGTCCTCTTCGCCTCCTCCTCGTCCGTGTACGGCGGGAACAGGAAAGTTCCCTTTTCCGAGGATGATTTCGTCGACCATCCCGTCAGTCCCTACGCGGCCACCAAGAAGGCGGGGGAGCTGCTTTGCCACACATGGTCCCACCTTTACGGGATGAACATCGCGGCGCTGCGGTTTTTCACGGTCTACGGACCGGGGCAGCGGCCGGAGATGGCGATCCACAAGTTCACCCGCAACCTGCTGTCCGGCAAGGAAATCGAAATCTACGGCGACGGGACCACGCGCAGGGATTACACGTACATAGACGACATCGTGGACGGCGTCCTCGGAGCGCTCAAAGCGCCCGCAGGGTACCGGGTCTACAACCTGGGAGAGTCGGCCACCATCTCGCTGTCCGACCTCGTTGCGAGGCTGGAGGAGGCCACCGGAGTCCGCGCGAAGCGGAAGGTCCTTCCTCTCCAGCCGGGAGACGTTCCGTTGACCCATGCCGACATATCGCGGGCCCGCGCGGAGATCGGGTACGAGCCGAAAACTCCCGTCGAGGCCGGGCTGAAAAAATTCGTCCGGTGGTACCGCAACACCATGATCACACCATAA